TGCTGAGCCTCGCGCGCCGCATCCCCGCCGCCCACGCCTCGCTCGCGCAGGGCCTGTGGAAGCGCAGCTCCTTCACCGGCACCGAGCTGTTCGAGAAGACGATCGGCATCATCGGCCTCGGCCGCATCGGTGCCCTCATCGCCGCACGACTGCAGGGCTTCGACATGCGCGTGATCGCGTACGACCCGTACGTCACCGCGACGCGCGCGCAGCAGCTCGGCGTACAGCTCGTCTCGCTCGACGAACTGCTCGAGCAGAGCGACTTCGTCACGATCCACATGCCGAAGACGCCCGAGACCACCGGCATGATCGGCGCCGAACAGCTGCGCCGCATGAAGAAGACGGCTTACGTGATCAACGTCGCCCGCGGCGGACTCATCGACGAAGAGGCTCTCTTCGAGGCTCTCACCACCGGTGAGATCGCCGGCGCGGGCCTCGACGTCTTCTCCACCGAGCCCCCGGCCGAGGGCGGGCCGGCGCGTAAGCTCCTCGACCTGCCGAACGTCGTCGTCACCCCGCACCTGGGTGCCAGCACCGAGGAGGCGCAGGAGAAGGCGGGCGTCTCGGTCGCGCGTTCGGTGAAGCTCGCCCTCGAGGGAGACCTCGTTCCGGATGCCGTGAACGTCGCCGGTGGGGCCATCGACCCGTTCGTGCGCCCGGGTATCGCGCTCGTCGAGATGCTCGGCCAGTTCTTCAGCGGCCTCGCCGACAGCGCTCTGACCTCGCTCGACATCGAGGTGCGTGGTGAACTCGCCGCCTACGACGTCAGCGTCTACCGGCTCGCCGCGCTCAAGGGGTACTTCAGCCGCATCGTCAGCGAGAGCGTGTCGTACGTCAACGCGCCGCTGTTCGCCGAGCAGCGCGGTGTGGAGGCTCGCCTCGTCGTCGAGGCCGAGAGCCCGCTGTACCGCAACATCACGATCCTGCGCGGAACCCTCGCGGACGGCTCGAGCCTCACGGTCGCCGGCACGCTCGCCGGAACCCGCATGGTGCCGAAGGTCGTCGCCATCAACGGCTACGACATCGAGGTGCCGATCGAGCAGCACCACCTCGTCATGCGCTACGCCGACCGCCCCGGCATCGTCGCGATCTACGGCCAGAAGCTGGGTGAAGCCGGCATCAACATCGCGGGACTGCAGGTGGCTGCTCCGGATGCCACGGGTCGTGCGCTCTCGGTGCTCACGGTCGACTCGCCGGTGCCCGACGAGATCCTCGGCGCCATGCGCGAGGCCGTCGGGGCGGACCTGTTCCGCCAGATCGACATCGTCGAGGGCTGAGGCTCGAACGGTTCGGGGGAGGGGGTCGCCGCGGCGGCCCCCTCTTCCGCTTCTGCGGGCACACATCTCCGCTGGCCGGGGTGCGAGGGGCCGGTTCTTCTCGGGTGACGCCTCAGCTTCTGGGTGAGGATTCCCGGGTGGCTATCGTCCTCCGCGTCGTCTCCGCCGGTCTCGGCATCCTGTTCCTCGTTGCGGGGGTGGCGGACGTTCTGCGCCGAACCCCGTGGGGGATCCTCGGGGCGATCGGCGGGCTGCTCCTCCTGCTCGGGGTCGTGATGGACCTGCGGCGGGAGCGACGGGAGCGACGGCGCGACTGAGCTTTGCTCGCGGTGTGAACGGTGTGTGCGCTCAGGTCCGTCCATTCGTGCGCGTGAGCGCCTCCAGGGTGCTGGCGGCGAGCCATGAGGCTCGCTCATGCCGCGTACTGACGGGTGAGTTCCACGCTCCCTGCTCGGGTGATGCTGTTCGTGATTTTCTCGCCAAGACCCAGGCTTCTCGCTTCCGGTAGCCCCGTGATTCTGCAGAACTTGATCTGTGTCCACCGAACGGCGGACATCGGCTGCCTGCGAATGTCGCGCGCATGAACACTCGATACGTAACGAATGGACCTGCGTCGGCTTCGAGGGAATGCGCGCGCGCATCCCCTCTCGTCACCCGTCGGCGGTGGTGGTCCGCCTGGATAGCGATCTCGATTGTGACTGCCTCGCTCGTCCCCGCGACCGCAGCGTCCGCCCAATGGGGAGCGCCGGAACCTCAGAGGTATTGTTCCTCGTCGGTCGGGTGCTACGTGGATCCAGCCACGGGCCGAGCCGTTTACACCACGCTGGGCCCGACGCTCACGGCACGGGAGAGGGCGCTTCTGGGGCAGTGTCAGCTCCGGTTGGCGGGCAGCGGCGCCGGTCTCGCAGGCGGGATCGCAGGCAGAAACTGGCTGGCGGTTCTCGGAGCAGCGTTCAACGGGGGAGCCGCTTTGAGTGGTCCATGCAAAGATCTCTGGAACTCAACCGCTCGTTACAGGAGGAGCTGACCATGAGGGGCTCGCGCGGCGTCAACGTCCTGCTAATCGTTCTCGGGGTGGTCTTTGTTGTGGTCGGCGTCATCGGTCTTCCGACTCACGTTGTGAGTGCCTCCTTCGCGGGGGTAGGTGGTGTCCTCATGGTCACCGGCGGAGCGATCGCCTTGATCAAGAGCCGGAAATCGACCACCTGAAACGCACTCCCTAGAGCTCCCATTTCGCCCCGACGTCCGGTTCTCGTGCTCCCGGACGCCGGGGCGTTTGCGTGAGATCTTCGAGCCGAGCCGAGATATGCGTTCTTCAGGGTTCGACGCCGACAACGCGAGCGTCAGGTCGTCGCGGCGACGACGGCCTCGATGAGCTTGTCGAGATCCGCACCCTCGACCCGGGGGCTCGGGACGGCGTTCAGATCGAGCACGGCGTTGAAGTAGAGGCCGTCGCTGACCAGGAGGACGATCTGCAGGGCGGTCTCGTCGCGGGTGTGACCGCGCAGGCTCTCCTCCCACAGTTCTCGCACGTGCCGGAGCGACGCCGTCGCCGTGTCGTTGCCGTTCTGCGCCAAGCGGGAGACCGCGAGGATCGTGACATCGAGGGCGGAGCCGGTGTTCTGCGATGACCGGATGTGAGCTGCGACAGCACCCTCGGTGGAGCGCTCGATCTCGTCGATGTCTTCTTTCGCGAGCTTCTCGAGACGCTCGACGAGAGCGGCCTCGAGGGCGCTCTTCGAGTTGAAGTGGTACAGCAGCCCACCCTTGGAGACCCCCGCGGCTCGGGCCGTGGCGTCCATGGTGGCGGAGCGCTCTCCCTCGTCGACGAGGATGCGGGTGAAGGCGTCGAGGACGGCTTCGCGGGCGAGTGGGGGGCGGCTCATGACTCCTCGATCGTACTGGCGAGCGGTGTTTCCTGTCTGTTACTATACCGGCTGGACGGTTTAGAAACGGATTCCAAGAATGCTCACCTCGTCATTGCCCACGCAAGACATCGCCGTGACCCGCGCCGGGTGGCGCGGGTGGTTCGCGCTGGCCGTGCTCATGCTGCCCGTGCTCCTCGTGTCGGTCGACAACACGGTGCTGAGCTTCGCCCTGCCCGAGATCGCCCTCGACCTCCAGCCCTCGAGCATCGAGCAGCTGTGGATCATCGACGTCTATCCCTTGGTGCTCGCGGGGCTACTCGTCACGATGGGCACCCTGGGCGACCGCTTCGGCCGCAAACGCATGCTGCTGATCGGAGCGATCGGATTCGCCGCCGTGTCCGCGCTGTCCGCCTTTGCGCCGACGGCAGCCGCGCTCATCGCCGGCCGCGCGCTCATGGGCGTCTTCGGCGCGATGCTCATGCCGTCGACCCTGTCGCTGCTGCGCAGCATCTTCCGCGACCGCGACCAGCGGCGTTTCGCGATCGCGATCTGGGCGTCGGGTTTCTCCGCCGGCGCCGCCCTCGGCCCGATCGTGGGCGGGTTCCTTCTCGAGCACTTCTCGTGGGGATCGGTGTTCCTCATGGCTGTGCCGGTGCTCGTGCCTCTGCTGATCCTGGCCCCGTTCTTCGTCCCCGAGAGCCGCGACCCGGCGCCGGGTCGCTTCGACCCCCTCAGCGTGCTCCTGTCGCTCGCGACGATGGTGCCGATCGTCTACGGCATCAAGAAGCTCGCGGTCGACGGCCCGATGTCTCTCGCGCCGGTGCTGTTCGTCATCGGCATCGTCTTCGGCTGGCTGTTCGTCCGTCGGCAGCGTCGCCTCACCACCCCGATGCTGGACATGACCCTGTTCCAGCGCGGCACGTTCTCCGGCGCGATCCTCGTGAACCTGCTGAGCGTCGTCGGACTCGTCGGCTTCCTGTACTTCGTCGCGCAGCATCTCCAGCTCGTCGTCGGGCTCACCCCGATGGTCGCGGGCTTCGCCCTGCTGCCGGGACTCGCCCTCATGATCGTGTCGGGCCTCGCGGTGGTGCCGATCGCCGCCCGCTTTGCACCGCGAATCGTCGTGCCTGCCGCGCTCGCCTTCTCCGCGGTCGCGTACGTCCTCGTGGCCCTGTCCACGGCCGACCTCGTGCAACTCATCGTGGCCTTCGCACTTCTCGGCATCGGCATCGGCGCGGCCGAAACGGTATCGAACGAGCTCATTCTGTCGAGCGCGCCCTCCGCGAAGGCGGGCGCGGCCAGCGCTGTGTCCGAGACCGCGTACGAGGTGGGCGCCGTGCTCGGGACGGCCGTGCTCGGTGGCATCCTGGCCGCGTTCTACCGCGCTCAACTGGTGCTGCCGGCCGGGCTCCCGGATGCCGCCGCCTCCGCCGCGCGAGAGACGCTCGCCGGTGCGGTCGCCGTGTCGCACACCCTCGACGATGCCGCGCTGGCCGAGGCCCTGCGGGTCGCCGCGGCTCACGCGTTCGACTCCGGCGTGGTGGTGACGGCCCTGATCGGTGCCGGTCTCATCGTCATCGCGGGTGTGATCGCTGCCACTACCCTGGGAGGAACCCGCAGCACGTCGACGAAGTGACGTGCCCCGAGCTCTGAGGAGAGCGATGTCGCGTGTCGTGAAGCTGGCCGTCATCCCCGGTGACGGAATCGGTCCCGAGGTCGTCGCGGAGGCCGTCAAGGTCCTCGATGCCGTCACCGCCGACTCGGGCGTCGTCTTCGAGAAGACGCCCTTCTCCCTCGGTGCGGGGCGCTACCTCGAGACCGGCGACACGCTCACCGACGACGACCTCGCGGCGATCGCCGGGCACGACGCGATCCTGCTCGGCGCCGTCGGCGGAGTGCCCGGTGACCCGCGCCTCAAGAACGCGAACATCGAGCGCGGTCTGCTGCTGAAGCTCCGCTTCGAACTCGACCATTACGTCAATCTGCGCCCCTCGAAGCTGTATCCCGGCGCCTCAGGCCCGCTCGCCGACCCGGGCGACATCGACTTCGTCGTCGTCCGCGAGGGAACCGAGGGGCCGTACGTCGGCAACGGCGGGGCCATCCGACAGGGCACCCCGCACGAGGTCGCCAACGAGACCTCGGTCAACACGGCCTTCGGCGTCGAGCGCGTCGTCCGCTACGCCTTCGCCCTGGCGGAGCGGCGTCGCCACAAGTTGACGCTCGTGCACAAGACGAACGTGCTCGTGCACGCCGGGGGGATGTGGAAGCGGATCGTGGATGCCGTGGCATCCGAGTTCCCGGGGGTCGACGTAGACTACCTGCACGTCGACGCGACAACCATCTTCCTGGTCACGAACCCGGGCCGCTTCGACGTGATCGTCACCGACAACCTCTTCGGCGACATCTTGACCGACTTGGCCGGCGCCGTCACCGGAGGCATCGGCCTCGCCGCATCGGGCAACATCAACCCCGACGGCGCGTTCCCCTCGATGTTCGAGCCCGTCCACGGATCGGCGCCCGACATCGCGGGTACCCAGAAGGCCGACCCCACGGCCGCGATCCTCTCCGTCGCCCTCCTGCTCGACCACCTCGGGCTCACCGACGAAGCCGCCCGCGTCACCCACGCGGTCGAGACCGACATCGCGCACCGTGACGGCGTCCGCACCACTGCCCAGATCGGCGACGCCATCGCCGACCGCGTCCGGGCGTAACCTGGACCGATCGGCGAGCATCGCCCCCGGCACTCGACAAGCTTTGGACAACGAATGACCACCATCGACACCGATCCCGACACCGGCCTCGACCCGCTCGAGTTCGCGGTCACCCGCAACCTCGCGGCCAAGAGCGCCACTGATCGCGACGCGATCCTCGCCAACCCCGGCTTCGGGCAGAGCTTCACCGACCACATGGTCGACATCTGCTGGTCGGTCCGCGGCGGCTGGCACCGCCCGCGCGTCTCGCCCTACGGCCCCATCTCGCTCGATCCCGCCGCCGCGGTGCTGCACTACGGTCAGGAGATCTTCGAGGGCATCAAGGCGTACCGTCACGCCGACGGGTCGGTGCACACGTTCCGACCTGACCAGAACGGCCGACGCCTTCAGCGCTCGGCCCGCCGCCTCGCTCTGCCCGAGCTGCCGGTGCCCTACTTCCTGCAGTCGCTGCGCGAGCTGATCGCCGTCGACGGCGCCTGGGTGCCTTCGGGCGAGGACCAGAGCCTCTACCTGCGCCCGTTCATGTTCGCCAAGGAGGCCTTCCTCGGCGTTCGACCGGCGCACAAGGTCGCCTATTACCTCATCGCCAGCCCCGCCGGCGCCTACTTCAAGGGCGGCGTGCAGCCCGTCTCGATCTGGCTCAGCGAGGACTACTCCCGCGCAGGCAAGGGCGGCACGGGTGCGGCGAAGACCGGCGGCAACTACGCCGCGAGCCTGCTGCCCCAGTCCGAGGCGTACGAGAACGAGTGCGACCAGGTCGTCTTCCTCGACCAGGACCGCAACGTCGAAGAGCTCGGCGGCATGAACGTCGTGTTCGTCTACAAGGACGGCACGATCGTCACTCCGCAGTCGGACTCGATCCTCGAGGGCATCACCCGCGACTCGCTCCTGCAGCTCGCCCGTGACCGCGGTCACCACGTCGTGGGCCGCAACGTCTCTCTCGACGAGTGGCGCCAGGGAGTGGCATCCGGAGACATCGTCGAGGTGTTCGCGTGCGGCACGGCCGCCGTCGTCACCCCGATCGGCACCCTCAAGGGCCGCGATTTCATCGACGAGCAGCCCACCGGCACGCTCGCCCTCGAGCTGCGCGAAGAGCTCACGAACATCCAGTACGGCCGCGCCGAGGACAAGCACGGCTGGCTGTACCGTCTCGACGCGTAAGCGGCGGCGGCACACGAAGGGACCCCCGGGACACCGGGGGTCCCTTCGTGGTTTCCGGCGGCGCTGCCCCGATTCCGATAAACGCTGCTCGTGCGGAGAAACGCCCCGACACCGCGTTTCTCGCTCGGAACAGCGTTTATCGGCGCGCGCACAGGCCGCGAGCGGGCGGGAATCCGGATGCCTTGTCGGAGCCCGTGGATAGGCTGAAGAAGTGAAGATCGCTCGATTCAGCCACCAGGATGCCATTCGCTACGGGATCGTCGACGACGGCGAGCTCGTGGTCCTCGCCGGAGACCCGATGTTCGCCGGGTTCGATACGACGGGGGAGCGCGTGCCGCTCGCCGACGTCGCTCTTCTCGCCCCGGTGATTCCTCGCTCGAAGGTCGTCTGCATCGGCAAGAACTACCACGACCACGCGGCCGAGATGGGCGGTGCGGCCCCCGCCGAACCCCTGATGTTCCTCAAGCCGAACACCTCGGTGATCGGCCCCGGCGATGTGATCGTGCGTCCCACGAGCCTCAGCTCGCACACCGACTACGAGGGCGAGCTCGCCGTCGTCATCGGGCGTATCGCCAAGAACGTCCCCGCCGAGAAGGCGAGCGACTACATCTTCGGGTACACCGTCGCGAACGACGTGACCGCGCGCGACCTGCAGCGCAGCGACGGGCAGTGGTCTCGCGCCAAGGGCTTCGACACGTTCTGCCCCGTCGGCCCGGTGATCGAGACCGACCTCGACCTCGAGACCGCTGCCATCACCACGCGCGTCAACGGCGAGGTGCGTCAGCAGGGTCCCGTCTCCGACATGATCCACGGCATCGGCGCCCTGGTCGCGTACGCCTCCGCGGTGTTCACGCTGCTTCCGGGCGACCTGATCCTCACCGGCACCCCCGCGGGTGTCGGCCCCTTCGTCGCGGGCGACACGGTCGAGGTCGAGGTGAGCGGCATCGGGGTGCTGCGCAACGCCGTGCGCGATGCCTGACACCGCCGCGTCGGCGAGCATCGACCTCGTCGCCGCCCAGCGCCGGACGGTGCGGGTGCTGGCGGCGGGGCAGGTGCTCACCGGCGTGGCTTTCGGCGCGACTCTCTCGCTGGGTGCGCTGTTGGCAGCCGACCTGTCGGGTCAAGAAGCCCTGTCGGGTTTCGCGACCGCGGCGGTGACCCTCGGTGCGGCTCTCACCGCGATCCCGCTCGCGCGACTCGCCGCCCGCCGCGGGCGTCGGTTCGCGCTCACGACCGGCAACCTCGCCGCGCTGGCCGGGATCGTCGTCGTCATCACCGCGGCGGCGACGCGGACGTTCCCCCTGCTGCTCGCCGGGATCGCCCTCATCGGTGCAGGAAATGCCGGCACCCTGCAGTCCCGCTTCGCCGCGACCGATCTCGCGACGACCGCCCGCCGCGGCCGCGACCTTGCCACGGTCGTGTGGGCGACGACGGTCGGCGGTGTCGTCGGGCCGCTCCTGCTCGCGCCCGGCGAGCTCGTCGGGGCGAGCATCGGGATGCCGCGCCTCACGGGCGCGTACCTGTTCTCGTTCGCCGCGCAGGTGTGCGCCTTCGCCCTCTACGTGCTCGTGCTGCGCCCCGACCCGCTGCTGCTCGCACAGCGCCTCGATCGCGACAAGACGTCGTCCGCTGTCGCAGCGCCGGAGGTCGACCGCCCGCGGACCGCCCGCTTCGCGATGCTCGCGGTCGCCGCCTCCCACGTCACCATGGCGTCGGTCATGGCGATGACTCCGGTGCACCTGTCGCACATCGTGGCTCCGGATGCCGTCACGCTCGCCGTCGGCGTCACGATCGCCCTGCACGTGTTCGGCATGTACGGGCTCTCTCCCGTCTTCGGCATCCTCGCCGACCGCATCGGGCGTCTCGCGGTGATCCTGCTCGGGCAGGCGCTTCTCGCCGCGTCTCTGATCGTCGCTTCGCTGTTCTCCGCGTCGCAAGCGGGGGTCCTGGTCGCCCTGGTCCTCCTCGGCCTCGGCTGGAGCGCGGCGACGGTCGCGGGCTCCGCGCTGCTGACCGAGGCGACGCCGCTCGCGCTGCGGCCCCGACGTCAGGGGCGCAGCGACACGCTCATGACCGCGTGCGCGGCGGTCGGGTCGGTTCTCGCCGGGGTGATCCTCGGTCTCGTCGGAT
This portion of the Microbacterium testaceum StLB037 genome encodes:
- the serA gene encoding phosphoglycerate dehydrogenase; this encodes MTKPVVLIAEELSPATIDALGPDFDVRNVDGTDRPALLSALADAHAVLVRSATQIDAEALAAAPSLKVVARAGVGLDNVDIKSATAAGVMVVNAPTSNIISAAELTVGHVLSLARRIPAAHASLAQGLWKRSSFTGTELFEKTIGIIGLGRIGALIAARLQGFDMRVIAYDPYVTATRAQQLGVQLVSLDELLEQSDFVTIHMPKTPETTGMIGAEQLRRMKKTAYVINVARGGLIDEEALFEALTTGEIAGAGLDVFSTEPPAEGGPARKLLDLPNVVVTPHLGASTEEAQEKAGVSVARSVKLALEGDLVPDAVNVAGGAIDPFVRPGIALVEMLGQFFSGLADSALTSLDIEVRGELAAYDVSVYRLAALKGYFSRIVSESVSYVNAPLFAEQRGVEARLVVEAESPLYRNITILRGTLADGSSLTVAGTLAGTRMVPKVVAINGYDIEVPIEQHHLVMRYADRPGIVAIYGQKLGEAGINIAGLQVAAPDATGRALSVLTVDSPVPDEILGAMREAVGADLFRQIDIVEG
- a CDS encoding TetR/AcrR family transcriptional regulator, with product MSRPPLAREAVLDAFTRILVDEGERSATMDATARAAGVSKGGLLYHFNSKSALEAALVERLEKLAKEDIDEIERSTEGAVAAHIRSSQNTGSALDVTILAVSRLAQNGNDTATASLRHVRELWEESLRGHTRDETALQIVLLVSDGLYFNAVLDLNAVPSPRVEGADLDKLIEAVVAATT
- a CDS encoding MFS transporter, with product MLTSSLPTQDIAVTRAGWRGWFALAVLMLPVLLVSVDNTVLSFALPEIALDLQPSSIEQLWIIDVYPLVLAGLLVTMGTLGDRFGRKRMLLIGAIGFAAVSALSAFAPTAAALIAGRALMGVFGAMLMPSTLSLLRSIFRDRDQRRFAIAIWASGFSAGAALGPIVGGFLLEHFSWGSVFLMAVPVLVPLLILAPFFVPESRDPAPGRFDPLSVLLSLATMVPIVYGIKKLAVDGPMSLAPVLFVIGIVFGWLFVRRQRRLTTPMLDMTLFQRGTFSGAILVNLLSVVGLVGFLYFVAQHLQLVVGLTPMVAGFALLPGLALMIVSGLAVVPIAARFAPRIVVPAALAFSAVAYVLVALSTADLVQLIVAFALLGIGIGAAETVSNELILSSAPSAKAGAASAVSETAYEVGAVLGTAVLGGILAAFYRAQLVLPAGLPDAAASAARETLAGAVAVSHTLDDAALAEALRVAAAHAFDSGVVVTALIGAGLIVIAGVIAATTLGGTRSTSTK
- a CDS encoding 3-isopropylmalate dehydrogenase encodes the protein MSRVVKLAVIPGDGIGPEVVAEAVKVLDAVTADSGVVFEKTPFSLGAGRYLETGDTLTDDDLAAIAGHDAILLGAVGGVPGDPRLKNANIERGLLLKLRFELDHYVNLRPSKLYPGASGPLADPGDIDFVVVREGTEGPYVGNGGAIRQGTPHEVANETSVNTAFGVERVVRYAFALAERRRHKLTLVHKTNVLVHAGGMWKRIVDAVASEFPGVDVDYLHVDATTIFLVTNPGRFDVIVTDNLFGDILTDLAGAVTGGIGLAASGNINPDGAFPSMFEPVHGSAPDIAGTQKADPTAAILSVALLLDHLGLTDEAARVTHAVETDIAHRDGVRTTAQIGDAIADRVRA
- a CDS encoding branched-chain amino acid aminotransferase — translated: MTTIDTDPDTGLDPLEFAVTRNLAAKSATDRDAILANPGFGQSFTDHMVDICWSVRGGWHRPRVSPYGPISLDPAAAVLHYGQEIFEGIKAYRHADGSVHTFRPDQNGRRLQRSARRLALPELPVPYFLQSLRELIAVDGAWVPSGEDQSLYLRPFMFAKEAFLGVRPAHKVAYYLIASPAGAYFKGGVQPVSIWLSEDYSRAGKGGTGAAKTGGNYAASLLPQSEAYENECDQVVFLDQDRNVEELGGMNVVFVYKDGTIVTPQSDSILEGITRDSLLQLARDRGHHVVGRNVSLDEWRQGVASGDIVEVFACGTAAVVTPIGTLKGRDFIDEQPTGTLALELREELTNIQYGRAEDKHGWLYRLDA
- a CDS encoding fumarylacetoacetate hydrolase family protein codes for the protein MKIARFSHQDAIRYGIVDDGELVVLAGDPMFAGFDTTGERVPLADVALLAPVIPRSKVVCIGKNYHDHAAEMGGAAPAEPLMFLKPNTSVIGPGDVIVRPTSLSSHTDYEGELAVVIGRIAKNVPAEKASDYIFGYTVANDVTARDLQRSDGQWSRAKGFDTFCPVGPVIETDLDLETAAITTRVNGEVRQQGPVSDMIHGIGALVAYASAVFTLLPGDLILTGTPAGVGPFVAGDTVEVEVSGIGVLRNAVRDA
- a CDS encoding MFS transporter encodes the protein MPDTAASASIDLVAAQRRTVRVLAAGQVLTGVAFGATLSLGALLAADLSGQEALSGFATAAVTLGAALTAIPLARLAARRGRRFALTTGNLAALAGIVVVITAAATRTFPLLLAGIALIGAGNAGTLQSRFAATDLATTARRGRDLATVVWATTVGGVVGPLLLAPGELVGASIGMPRLTGAYLFSFAAQVCAFALYVLVLRPDPLLLAQRLDRDKTSSAVAAPEVDRPRTARFAMLAVAASHVTMASVMAMTPVHLSHIVAPDAVTLAVGVTIALHVFGMYGLSPVFGILADRIGRLAVILLGQALLAASLIVASLFSASQAGVLVALVLLGLGWSAATVAGSALLTEATPLALRPRRQGRSDTLMTACAAVGSVLAGVILGLVGYGGLALWAFVPVALVCAGAVVARRREASQIE